A genomic window from Streptomyces sp. NBC_00234 includes:
- a CDS encoding carbohydrate kinase family protein — MLDRLDVLVIGECVADIVRLPGAADQVHPGGSPANVALGLARLGRSATLLTQLGSDQNGRLIRDHLAAAGVRVRTDGAVVPTPSAAVTLDGGGRATYTFEITWTLARTRLGQRHHHVHTGSIAAVMEPGAATVLGAVESARTEATISYDPNVRPELMGDHDTAVRRVERCVALSDVVKASDEDLEWLYPGEDPEAVAARWQATGPALVLVTRGADGALAVLPGGRTTVEALPTDVVDTVGAGDAFMSGTLHALASLGLLGADGRERLRSVDADSVTEVLRHAAASAAVTVARAGANPPDAAELKAALDRF, encoded by the coding sequence ATGCTCGACAGACTCGATGTGCTGGTCATCGGCGAATGCGTCGCCGACATCGTCCGGCTCCCCGGTGCGGCCGACCAGGTCCACCCGGGCGGCAGCCCGGCCAACGTCGCCCTCGGACTCGCCCGGCTCGGCCGGAGCGCCACTCTGCTCACCCAGTTGGGATCCGACCAGAACGGGCGGCTGATCCGGGACCATCTGGCAGCTGCCGGCGTACGGGTGCGTACCGACGGTGCCGTCGTGCCCACCCCGTCCGCCGCCGTGACCCTGGACGGCGGGGGACGGGCCACGTACACCTTCGAGATCACCTGGACGCTCGCACGGACCCGCCTCGGACAGCGGCACCACCACGTCCACACCGGGTCCATCGCCGCCGTGATGGAGCCGGGCGCGGCCACCGTGCTGGGTGCCGTGGAGTCCGCGCGGACGGAGGCGACCATCAGCTACGACCCCAATGTGCGGCCGGAACTGATGGGTGATCACGACACGGCCGTACGCCGGGTCGAGCGGTGCGTCGCGCTGAGCGACGTGGTCAAGGCCAGTGACGAGGACCTGGAGTGGCTGTACCCGGGGGAGGACCCGGAAGCGGTCGCCGCACGCTGGCAGGCCACCGGGCCCGCCCTCGTCCTCGTCACCCGCGGGGCCGACGGCGCGCTCGCGGTCCTCCCCGGCGGACGAACCACGGTCGAGGCGCTTCCCACCGACGTCGTCGACACGGTGGGAGCGGGCGACGCGTTCATGTCGGGCACGCTGCACGCACTCGCCTCGCTCGGACTCCTCGGTGCGGACGGCCGCGAGCGGCTGCGCTCCGTGGACGCGGACAGCGTGACCGAGGTGCTGCGCCACGCGGCGGCCTCGGCCGCCGTCACCGTCGCACGGGCCGGTGCCAATCCGCCGGACGCGGCGGAACTGAAGGCCGCGCTCGACCGGTTCTGA
- a CDS encoding GH32 C-terminal domain-containing protein, which yields MSLSRRALLSTAGLALLTPLTGTGPAVASARAANLLAALPGDLAAIPDPLAVTGTWSRTADGGRRVVTGADLNALALSEQRVGTLAAYVARVTVDPGSPYAVGSLVVRASDDGAAGYAASLDPNLGRVRLFDLATGRDLAPPAAFTAHPGTGYLLEVRLDGPELTVSVDGAQLLTARDTAYAHGAAGLHAYNGTVLFGAPGIRTVTTTATGWTTTGGTWKATAFGWLATAPADTNTRAVADTRVHDTVYQADVQIHDPYAVASLLLRTDAGGTSGYGVQIDPNQNRLRLYRIDGDTTLGTHSTPVEVGRVYRLMVRADGKRLTVRWQTDFITPDGYAPVITAEDATHGAGQLGVQVYNGSAAFENVAASGPVTDLQGWSDVAGSWTPDLRGIRGEGAVALRTAPFPGGDALLSADVLLAGAATAGLVVRTGATGEGGYEARLDASGVRLVDRADGRVLAQAAPPVRPFVDGSTYRTELRALGADLTVTVDGIQVLTATAARTDGAAVALAATGGTALFQEVRARTPQTYYTDSYRPGYHYTQLASRTSDPNGLVRYEGEYHLFHQDAGQWAHAVSTDLLHWRALPVALPVSEFGHTWSGSCVVDADDVSGLFGGGSGLLAFYTGYHPDKPGGNQSVRAAFSRDRGRSWQWYGTEPVVPNPGGREGGWDFRDPKVVRDEEHGQWVMVVSGGDHVRFHTSTDLLHWTHRSSFGYGDWVVGGVWECPDLFPLPVDGQADQVRWVLTLSTGAVRATDGSAAEYFLGDWDGAAFTTTNTAGTPLRAEAGRDYYAAMTFAGLPDGRRVQLGWLSNWDYAFSAPTGEWNGALSIPRELTLSSGGLVQRPAAELETLRSGSTTVSEVTVLPESANPLAAIRGRSYEIEAEIALPDTGAATEFGLRLRTGGDRRTVVGYDVAAQRLFVDRTRSGVGDFTEHFAGRTVAPLPLDTAGGERRLRLRLFMDSSSVEVFGGDGQVTISSLLFPGPDDLGTAFYATGGSARIVELTVHGLKDVFRVTGTVPAPAPAPGGAEFRTGGLGDLTVVPAGHWETTGAGRTGAFDRDSTAVSATEYADLELTALVRFGGPDGTPGAGSVLLRASADAADGYAVNLDPNLRTARLFRKEGGQSAVLAEVPLLLRAGSSLPLRIRALGSRIEVFVDGRPVIDTTDTRFASGRIGLNVFGGRTSYQDTFVTAL from the coding sequence ATGTCCCTCTCTCGACGTGCGCTCTTGTCCACGGCCGGTCTCGCTCTGCTGACCCCGCTGACCGGCACCGGCCCTGCGGTGGCCTCCGCACGGGCCGCGAACCTCCTGGCCGCCCTGCCCGGTGACCTCGCGGCGATCCCCGATCCGCTCGCGGTCACCGGCACCTGGTCCCGTACCGCCGACGGCGGCCGACGCGTGGTGACGGGGGCCGACCTCAACGCCCTCGCCCTGTCCGAGCAGCGTGTCGGAACCCTCGCCGCCTACGTGGCCCGCGTCACCGTGGATCCCGGATCGCCCTACGCCGTCGGCTCGTTGGTCGTCAGGGCCTCCGACGACGGCGCGGCCGGATACGCGGCGAGCCTCGACCCCAACCTCGGCCGGGTCCGCCTCTTCGACCTGGCGACCGGCCGCGACCTCGCGCCGCCCGCCGCGTTCACTGCCCACCCGGGCACCGGCTACCTCCTCGAAGTCCGTCTGGACGGCCCGGAGTTGACGGTATCCGTCGACGGCGCCCAGCTCCTCACCGCACGGGACACCGCCTACGCGCACGGAGCCGCCGGCCTGCACGCCTACAACGGGACCGTGCTCTTCGGCGCACCGGGCATCCGTACCGTCACCACCACGGCGACCGGCTGGACCACGACCGGAGGCACCTGGAAGGCCACCGCATTCGGCTGGCTCGCCACGGCGCCGGCGGACACCAACACCCGTGCGGTCGCGGACACGCGCGTCCACGACACCGTGTACCAGGCTGACGTCCAGATCCACGATCCGTACGCCGTCGCCTCCCTCCTGCTGCGCACCGACGCGGGCGGCACCTCCGGATACGGGGTGCAGATCGACCCCAACCAGAACCGGCTGCGGCTCTACCGCATCGACGGGGACACCACTCTCGGCACCCACAGCACACCCGTCGAGGTGGGCAGGGTGTACCGGCTCATGGTCCGGGCGGACGGCAAGCGGCTCACGGTCCGCTGGCAGACCGACTTCATCACCCCGGACGGCTACGCCCCGGTGATCACGGCCGAGGACGCCACCCACGGCGCCGGGCAGCTCGGGGTCCAGGTGTACAACGGCTCCGCCGCCTTCGAGAACGTCGCTGCCTCCGGCCCGGTGACGGATCTTCAGGGCTGGTCGGACGTCGCCGGCAGCTGGACCCCGGACCTGCGCGGCATCCGGGGCGAGGGCGCCGTCGCGCTGCGCACGGCGCCCTTCCCGGGCGGCGACGCGCTGCTGAGCGCCGACGTCCTCCTGGCCGGGGCGGCCACCGCGGGTTTGGTGGTCCGCACCGGCGCAACGGGCGAGGGCGGGTACGAGGCCCGCCTCGACGCGAGCGGCGTACGCCTCGTGGACCGCGCCGACGGACGCGTACTCGCCCAGGCCGCACCCCCCGTACGCCCGTTCGTCGACGGCTCCACCTACCGGACGGAACTCCGCGCCCTGGGTGCGGACCTGACGGTCACCGTGGACGGGATCCAGGTCCTGACCGCCACTGCGGCCCGCACCGACGGGGCCGCCGTGGCCCTGGCCGCGACCGGGGGAACGGCCCTCTTCCAGGAAGTCCGGGCCCGTACCCCGCAGACGTACTACACGGACTCCTACCGTCCCGGATACCACTACACCCAGCTCGCCTCGCGCACGAGCGACCCCAACGGACTCGTCCGGTACGAGGGTGAGTACCACCTCTTCCACCAGGACGCGGGCCAGTGGGCGCACGCCGTGTCCACCGACCTCCTGCACTGGCGTGCCCTGCCCGTCGCCCTTCCCGTCTCCGAGTTCGGCCATACCTGGTCCGGGTCGTGCGTGGTCGACGCCGACGACGTCAGCGGACTCTTCGGGGGCGGCTCCGGGCTGCTCGCCTTCTACACCGGCTACCACCCGGACAAGCCCGGCGGCAACCAGTCGGTGCGGGCCGCCTTCAGCCGGGACCGTGGCCGCTCCTGGCAGTGGTACGGCACCGAGCCCGTCGTGCCGAACCCCGGTGGACGGGAAGGAGGTTGGGACTTCCGCGATCCGAAGGTGGTCCGCGACGAGGAGCACGGTCAGTGGGTGATGGTGGTGTCCGGCGGCGACCACGTCCGCTTCCACACCTCGACCGACCTGCTGCACTGGACCCACCGCTCCTCCTTCGGCTACGGCGACTGGGTCGTCGGCGGAGTGTGGGAGTGCCCCGACCTGTTCCCCCTGCCCGTCGACGGCCAGGCGGACCAGGTGCGCTGGGTGCTCACCCTCTCCACGGGAGCGGTGCGGGCGACCGACGGATCGGCGGCGGAGTACTTCCTCGGCGACTGGGACGGCGCGGCCTTCACCACCACCAACACGGCCGGCACCCCCCTGCGCGCCGAGGCGGGCCGCGACTACTACGCGGCCATGACCTTCGCCGGGCTGCCCGACGGACGCCGGGTCCAGCTCGGCTGGCTCAGCAACTGGGACTACGCGTTCAGCGCACCCACCGGCGAGTGGAACGGCGCGCTGAGCATCCCGCGCGAACTCACCCTCTCCAGCGGGGGACTTGTCCAGCGCCCGGCCGCCGAACTCGAAACGCTGCGCTCGGGCAGCACCACCGTCAGCGAGGTCACCGTGCTGCCGGAGTCCGCCAACCCGCTCGCGGCGATACGGGGGCGCTCGTACGAGATCGAGGCGGAGATCGCCCTGCCGGACACCGGAGCCGCCACCGAATTCGGCCTCCGGCTGCGGACCGGAGGAGACCGGCGGACCGTCGTGGGCTACGACGTCGCCGCCCAGCGTCTGTTCGTGGACCGCACCCGCTCCGGCGTCGGAGACTTCACCGAGCACTTCGCCGGCCGGACCGTCGCCCCGCTGCCGCTCGACACGGCCGGAGGCGAACGGCGGCTGCGCCTGCGCCTGTTCATGGACAGCTCCTCGGTCGAGGTGTTCGGCGGCGACGGACAGGTCACCATCAGCAGCCTCCTCTTCCCCGGACCGGACGACCTGGGCACGGCCTTCTACGCCACCGGAGGATCCGCCCGGATCGTCGAACTGACCGTCCACGGGCTGAAAGACGTGTTCCGGGTGACGGGCACCGTCCCGGCTCCGGCCCCGGCGCCGGGCGGCGCCGAATTCCGCACCGGGGGACTCGGCGACCTCACCGTCGTCCCGGCCGGGCACTGGGAGACCACCGGCGCGGGCCGCACGGGCGCCTTCGACCGGGACTCGACCGCCGTGTCCGCCACCGAGTACGCGGACCTCGAACTGACCGCACTGGTGCGGTTCGGCGGCCCCGACGGCACCCCCGGCGCCGGCTCCGTCCTGCTGCGCGCCTCGGCCGACGCGGCCGACGGATACGCGGTGAACCTCGACCCGAACCTGCGGACGGCACGGCTGTTCCGTAAGGAGGGCGGGCAGTCGGCCGTACTCGCCGAAGTACCGCTGCTCCTGCGCGCCGGATCGAGCCTGCCCCTGCGGATCAGGGCCCTCGGCAGCCGGATCGAGGTGTTCGTCGACGGCCGGCCGGTCATCGACACGACGGACACCCGCTTCGCAAGCGGCAGGATCGGGCTCAATGTGTTCGGAGGCCGCACCTCCTACCAGGACACCTTCGTCACCGCACTCTAG
- a CDS encoding glycoside hydrolase family 32 protein: MTHDLTLPRARHEDAPKGLAERAVLDPHRPRFHFTAPGGWLNDPNGLAHWDGVYHLFYQYNPLAAAHHRIHWGHATSRDLVTWTDEPVALVPGTEGPDRDGCWSGVLVDDDGTPTLVYSGRHGERELPCVATGSPDLRSWRKDPGNPVIAAPPEGDLTAFRDHCVWQENGVWRHLVGSGIRGTGGTAFLYESEDLRDWRYVGPLLTGDAGTGTAADLDWTGTMWECVDLFRLDGTDILAFSAWDEGTTHYPLYWTGTYEGDTFVPRALHRLDYGQRYFYAPQSTRDALGRRVMFGWLQEGRDEDAMAEAGWCGVMSLPRVVTLGTDGSLVQAPVPELARLRRDAVRTGPLTVPDGVHMRLDGINGDQLDIEVTLRLAPGALARLVVRESADGSERTVIEVARAEDGTGTLRLRREASSLDPSVDTEPRYGELPLNGDGAVDLRVLVDHSALEIFANGRALAARVYPTLPDALGVAVAAAGEVAVERIDAWRMAAVFDGPRPLWP; the protein is encoded by the coding sequence ATGACCCACGACCTCACCCTGCCCCGCGCCCGCCACGAGGACGCGCCGAAGGGCCTGGCGGAGCGTGCCGTCCTCGACCCGCACCGGCCCCGCTTCCACTTCACCGCTCCCGGCGGCTGGCTCAACGACCCCAACGGGCTGGCCCATTGGGACGGCGTCTACCACCTCTTCTACCAGTACAACCCCCTCGCCGCCGCCCACCACCGCATCCACTGGGGCCATGCCACCAGCCGCGACCTGGTCACCTGGACCGACGAACCCGTCGCCCTGGTCCCCGGCACCGAGGGCCCCGACCGCGACGGCTGCTGGTCCGGAGTCCTCGTCGACGACGATGGCACCCCGACCCTCGTCTACTCCGGCCGGCACGGAGAGCGCGAACTCCCGTGCGTGGCCACCGGATCGCCCGATCTGCGCAGCTGGCGCAAGGACCCCGGCAACCCGGTGATCGCCGCCCCGCCGGAGGGCGACCTCACCGCGTTCCGCGACCACTGCGTCTGGCAGGAGAACGGTGTCTGGCGTCACCTCGTAGGCTCCGGGATCCGCGGCACCGGCGGCACGGCCTTCCTGTACGAGTCCGAGGACCTGCGCGACTGGCGGTACGTCGGCCCGCTCCTCACCGGCGACGCGGGCACCGGCACGGCCGCCGACCTCGACTGGACCGGGACCATGTGGGAGTGCGTCGACCTCTTCCGGCTCGACGGGACGGACATCCTCGCCTTCTCCGCCTGGGACGAGGGCACCACGCACTACCCGCTGTACTGGACCGGCACGTACGAGGGCGACACGTTCGTCCCCCGTGCCCTGCACCGGCTCGACTACGGGCAGCGCTACTTCTACGCCCCGCAGTCCACCAGGGACGCCCTCGGCCGCCGCGTCATGTTCGGCTGGCTCCAGGAGGGACGCGACGAGGACGCCATGGCCGAGGCGGGCTGGTGCGGAGTGATGTCCCTGCCCCGCGTCGTCACCCTCGGCACGGACGGCAGCCTGGTCCAGGCCCCCGTCCCGGAACTCGCGCGACTGCGCCGCGACGCCGTACGGACCGGCCCGCTCACGGTGCCCGACGGCGTACACATGCGGCTCGACGGCATCAACGGCGACCAGCTGGACATCGAGGTGACGCTGAGGCTCGCTCCCGGAGCCCTCGCGCGCCTCGTGGTGCGGGAGTCCGCCGACGGCTCCGAGCGGACCGTGATCGAGGTGGCGCGGGCCGAGGACGGCACCGGCACCCTGCGACTGCGCCGCGAGGCGAGCAGCCTCGACCCGTCGGTGGACACCGAACCCCGTTACGGGGAACTGCCGTTGAACGGTGACGGAGCGGTCGACCTGCGGGTTCTCGTCGACCATTCCGCACTGGAGATCTTCGCCAACGGCCGGGCGCTGGCCGCCCGCGTCTACCCCACCCTCCCCGACGCGCTGGGCGTGGCCGTCGCCGCGGCCGGCGAGGTCGCGGTGGAGCGGATCGACGCCTGGCGCATGGCCGCCGTCTTCGACGGCCCCCGCCCGCTCTGGCCCTGA
- a CDS encoding ABC transporter ATP-binding protein gives MTPTATTTRAPLMSVRGLTKDFRMGGLFSRDRHRALHSVDLDIPHGRIVALVGESGSGKSTLARCLARLEQPSSGQILLDGQDVLRTQKRGASRAYRGAVQMVFQDPFGSLNPVHRVEHFLRRALLVHGRPAGEGELRELMNTVGLTEDMLQSYPHELSGGQRQRVAIARALAVDPRLVLADEPTSMLDVSVRVGILNLMRRLRDEHSLSMLHITHDLASARYVADTTQVLFAGELVEGGDSLALMDRPAHPYTRLLLSAVPDPERTAPYDPVLRARLRAAVLTPESCPYEDESACSRTEPVRHVVGEDDGQPHWVRCHLYAPATPTARRVLTAATPETENA, from the coding sequence ATGACGCCCACGGCCACCACGACCCGTGCCCCGCTGATGAGCGTGCGCGGACTCACCAAGGACTTCCGGATGGGCGGCCTCTTCTCCCGCGACCGCCACCGGGCCCTCCACTCCGTCGACCTGGACATCCCGCACGGGCGGATCGTCGCCCTCGTCGGCGAGTCCGGCAGCGGCAAGTCCACGCTCGCCCGCTGTCTCGCCCGGCTGGAACAGCCCAGCTCCGGGCAGATCCTGCTCGACGGGCAGGACGTGCTCAGGACCCAGAAGCGGGGCGCCTCGCGCGCCTACCGCGGTGCGGTCCAGATGGTGTTCCAGGACCCCTTCGGCTCCCTCAACCCCGTCCACCGCGTCGAGCACTTCCTGCGCCGCGCCCTGCTCGTGCACGGGCGTCCCGCGGGGGAGGGCGAACTGCGCGAACTCATGAACACGGTCGGGCTGACCGAGGACATGCTCCAGTCCTATCCGCACGAGCTCTCCGGCGGCCAGCGCCAGCGCGTCGCCATCGCGCGCGCCCTGGCCGTCGACCCCCGGCTCGTCCTCGCCGACGAACCGACGTCGATGCTCGACGTCTCCGTACGCGTCGGCATCCTCAACCTGATGCGGCGTCTGCGCGACGAGCACTCCCTCTCCATGCTCCACATCACGCACGACCTGGCCTCGGCCCGCTACGTCGCCGACACCACCCAGGTGCTGTTCGCCGGTGAACTCGTCGAGGGCGGCGACTCGCTGGCCCTGATGGACCGGCCCGCCCACCCGTACACCCGGCTCCTGCTCTCCGCCGTGCCCGACCCCGAGCGGACCGCGCCGTACGACCCGGTCCTGCGGGCCCGGCTGCGCGCCGCCGTCCTGACACCGGAGAGCTGTCCGTACGAGGACGAGAGCGCGTGCAGCCGCACCGAGCCCGTCCGCCATGTCGTCGGCGAGGACGACGGGCAGCCGCACTGGGTGCGCTGCCATCTGTACGCCCCCGCCACGCCCACCGCGCGCCGCGTCCTGACCGCGGCCACCCCGGAAACCGAGAACGCCTGA
- a CDS encoding ABC transporter ATP-binding protein, producing MTSFSHQPVLDVQNLRVEYGGDGRSVVGADDVSFTIGAGEIFGLAGESGCGKSTVANAVMRLLKPPARITGSITFKGRDILAMDAKELRAFRWREIAMVFQSAMNSLNPVLTIGEQIGDIFTTHERTRKRHARERSAELLELVGIDPARLKSYPHQLSGGMRQRVVIAMAVALKPSLLIMDEPTTALDVVVQQEIMAQIGDLQRELGFSVLFITHDMSLMVELSHRMGVMYGGRLVELAPAKEIFAAPLHPYTEALMNAFPPLTGPRTELTCLADTPRTGENCGFHTACPADRSDCSTNIPDLREVATGRFVARTIGGEAR from the coding sequence ATGACCTCGTTCTCTCACCAGCCGGTGCTGGACGTACAGAACCTCCGCGTCGAGTACGGCGGTGACGGCCGCAGTGTCGTCGGCGCCGACGACGTCTCGTTCACCATCGGGGCCGGCGAGATCTTCGGTCTCGCGGGGGAGTCCGGCTGCGGCAAGTCGACCGTGGCCAATGCCGTGATGCGCCTGCTCAAGCCGCCCGCCCGGATCACCGGATCGATCACGTTCAAGGGCCGCGACATCCTCGCGATGGACGCGAAGGAACTGCGGGCCTTCCGCTGGCGCGAGATCGCCATGGTGTTCCAGTCCGCGATGAACTCGCTCAATCCGGTCCTCACCATCGGCGAGCAGATCGGTGACATCTTCACCACCCACGAGCGCACGAGGAAGCGCCACGCACGGGAGCGCTCCGCCGAACTCCTCGAACTCGTCGGCATCGACCCGGCGCGGCTGAAGTCCTACCCGCACCAGCTGTCCGGCGGGATGCGCCAGCGCGTCGTCATCGCGATGGCCGTCGCGCTGAAACCGTCCCTGCTCATCATGGACGAGCCGACCACCGCACTCGACGTGGTGGTCCAGCAGGAGATCATGGCGCAGATCGGCGACCTCCAGCGCGAGCTCGGCTTCTCCGTCCTGTTCATCACCCATGACATGTCCCTCATGGTCGAGCTCTCCCACCGGATGGGCGTGATGTACGGGGGCCGGCTCGTCGAACTCGCCCCGGCGAAGGAGATCTTCGCCGCGCCGCTGCACCCGTACACCGAGGCGCTGATGAACGCGTTCCCGCCGCTGACCGGTCCCCGGACCGAGCTCACCTGCCTCGCCGACACCCCGCGCACCGGCGAGAACTGCGGCTTCCACACCGCGTGTCCCGCCGACCGTTCCGACTGCTCGACGAACATTCCCGACCTGCGCGAGGTGGCCACCGGCCGGTTCGTCGCCCGCACCATCGGAGGCGAGGCACGATGA
- a CDS encoding ABC transporter permease — translation MSVLDSRTQQAAPPSAPPAAPPRRGRTGLLRALLANRKALFGAVVLALFVLLALLAPLLAPGDPSTINGRGASAPSAQHLLGTTAKGQDVLALTLWGARSSLFVGFSVGLAATALAVLVGMACAYFGRIVDDVLSLVTNIFLLVPGVPLLVILAAFMPPGTATVILVLVVTGWAGSARVLRAQAKSIRGKDFVAASVVTGERPLRIMFREILPNMASVVMTTLLGCVIFGIGAQAGLEFLGLGDASVVSWGTNLYWAGNDGALMTGAWWVFVPSGLCIALVAFALAMANYAVDEITNPRLRARRAAPATTSRKKG, via the coding sequence ATGAGTGTCCTCGACTCCCGCACGCAACAGGCCGCACCACCGTCCGCGCCGCCCGCCGCCCCGCCCAGGCGTGGCCGCACCGGTCTCCTGCGCGCCCTGCTCGCCAACCGCAAGGCGCTGTTCGGGGCCGTCGTCCTGGCCCTGTTCGTCCTGCTCGCCCTCCTGGCCCCGCTGCTCGCCCCCGGCGACCCCTCGACCATCAACGGCCGGGGTGCGTCGGCACCCTCGGCACAGCATCTCCTCGGCACCACCGCCAAGGGGCAGGACGTCCTCGCCCTGACCCTGTGGGGTGCGCGCAGCTCGCTGTTCGTGGGCTTCTCGGTCGGCCTGGCGGCGACGGCGCTCGCCGTACTCGTCGGCATGGCCTGCGCCTACTTCGGCCGGATCGTCGACGACGTCCTGTCCCTCGTCACCAACATCTTCCTGCTGGTGCCCGGCGTGCCGCTGCTGGTGATCCTCGCCGCGTTCATGCCGCCCGGCACCGCGACGGTGATCCTCGTCCTGGTCGTCACCGGCTGGGCCGGCTCCGCCCGGGTCCTGCGCGCCCAGGCCAAGTCGATCCGCGGCAAGGACTTCGTCGCCGCGTCCGTCGTCACCGGCGAACGCCCCCTGCGGATCATGTTCCGGGAGATCCTCCCGAACATGGCGTCCGTCGTCATGACGACCCTGCTCGGCTGCGTCATCTTCGGCATCGGCGCCCAGGCCGGTCTGGAGTTCCTCGGCCTGGGCGACGCGAGCGTCGTCAGCTGGGGCACCAACCTCTACTGGGCGGGCAACGACGGTGCGCTGATGACCGGCGCCTGGTGGGTGTTCGTCCCCTCCGGCCTCTGCATCGCCCTCGTCGCCTTCGCCCTCGCGATGGCCAACTACGCGGTCGACGAGATCACCAACCCGCGTCTGCGCGCCCGCCGCGCCGCTCCCGCCACGACGTCCCGGAAGAAGGGCTGA
- a CDS encoding ABC transporter permease, producing the protein MRYLLRNLGFYLLAFWASVTLNFLLPRFMPGDPVSRMFARSQSQMQPEQIEQIRRLFGLDHRPMWEQYIDYVKDVCTGNMGISLSRFPTPVSEVIASQIGWTLLLGGTSLVIAVVIGNLLGILAAWRRGGVLDSVFPPLLVFAGSFPYFWLAMGALYLFGMTLGWFPMRHAFDVGFTPELSWAFLSNAATHLVLPALTIVLVSIGGWMLGMRNTMIATVAEDYITMAEAKGLTPARIMFRYAARNAMLPSVTNFGMALGFVVGGALLTEVVFAYPGVGFQLLAAVQGLDYPLMQGIFLTITAAVLVANFLVDLVYVRLDPRVRVR; encoded by the coding sequence GTGCGTTACCTCCTGCGCAACCTGGGCTTCTACCTGCTCGCCTTCTGGGCCTCCGTCACCCTGAACTTCCTGCTGCCCCGCTTCATGCCGGGCGACCCCGTCTCCCGTATGTTCGCCCGCTCCCAGAGCCAGATGCAGCCGGAGCAGATCGAACAGATCCGCCGGCTCTTCGGCCTCGACCACCGGCCGATGTGGGAGCAGTACATCGACTACGTCAAGGACGTCTGCACGGGGAACATGGGCATCTCGCTGTCCCGCTTCCCGACGCCCGTCTCCGAGGTCATCGCCTCCCAGATCGGCTGGACCCTGCTGCTCGGCGGAACCTCCCTGGTCATCGCCGTCGTCATCGGCAACCTGCTGGGCATCCTGGCCGCCTGGCGCCGCGGCGGCGTCCTCGACTCGGTGTTCCCACCGCTGCTCGTGTTCGCCGGCTCGTTCCCGTACTTCTGGCTCGCCATGGGGGCGCTCTACCTGTTCGGCATGACGCTGGGCTGGTTCCCGATGCGCCACGCCTTCGACGTCGGTTTCACTCCCGAACTGTCCTGGGCGTTCCTCTCCAACGCGGCCACGCACCTCGTGCTCCCCGCGCTGACGATCGTCCTCGTGTCGATCGGCGGCTGGATGCTCGGCATGCGCAACACCATGATCGCGACAGTGGCCGAGGACTACATCACCATGGCCGAGGCCAAGGGCCTCACACCCGCCCGGATCATGTTCCGGTACGCCGCACGCAACGCGATGCTGCCCTCCGTCACCAACTTCGGCATGGCGCTCGGTTTCGTGGTGGGTGGCGCGCTGCTCACCGAGGTCGTCTTCGCCTACCCGGGCGTCGGCTTCCAGCTCCTCGCCGCCGTCCAGGGCCTCGACTACCCGCTGATGCAGGGCATCTTCCTCACCATCACCGCTGCCGTGCTCGTCGCCAACTTCCTCGTCGACCTCGTCTATGTCCGTCTCGACCCGCGTGTGCGCGTCCGCTGA